One stretch of Bacteroidota bacterium DNA includes these proteins:
- a CDS encoding phosphoglucomutase — translation MKQTIKFGNDGWRALVGEHFNEENLFRVAEAFVRYLQSENLSSKPVAVGFDGRVLSRQYAELFASILSAHNIKAILSENIVPTPILSFSVKHHHCGAGIVLTASHNPPSYNGVKFKAEYGGPFTVEETRKVAAFLRDESEKLHTTENISRKNFYPDYFEHLTSVIDFTLLREYALNPKNNPSVMIDSMGGAGQTILEDILVGLGWRAQTIFGSPEPNFYDRCPEPIEKNLEPLFYNVSVTDAIIGIATDGDADRCAISFPDGKWVSVQQTILLLLWHVYHYKNLRGAVIKSVPVTDKVRMLAERWNLPFFDVNVSFQNITDIMMKTDFLIGVEESAGFGIKGHLPERDGILSGLLFCELLAMSGKSLYELWEEVKGIVGELHYKRIDIAAGSSNREEMLHHCEHFHPSKNLEEFFIEKVRKLYDKEILNGIKFLFGDSRWLLIRASQTEPIVRIYAEGRTEDELLRLLEEGKKLIDY, via the coding sequence ATGAAACAAACGATTAAATTTGGAAATGATGGGTGGCGCGCACTTGTTGGAGAACATTTCAACGAAGAGAATCTCTTTCGTGTAGCCGAAGCATTTGTCCGATATCTTCAATCGGAAAATCTATCATCAAAACCTGTAGCGGTCGGATTTGATGGACGCGTTCTTTCCCGACAGTACGCTGAATTGTTCGCCAGTATTCTTTCCGCCCATAATATCAAGGCAATTCTTTCTGAAAATATTGTCCCTACACCCATACTATCCTTTAGTGTAAAACATCACCATTGTGGCGCGGGCATCGTACTTACGGCAAGTCACAATCCTCCTTCATACAATGGCGTAAAATTTAAAGCGGAATATGGCGGTCCGTTCACGGTTGAGGAGACAAGAAAAGTTGCAGCATTTCTCAGGGATGAATCCGAAAAACTACACACCACAGAAAATATTTCTCGGAAAAACTTTTACCCGGATTATTTTGAACACCTTACATCGGTGATTGATTTCACTCTTTTGCGGGAATATGCTTTGAATCCAAAGAACAATCCCAGTGTGATGATCGATTCGATGGGTGGCGCTGGTCAAACAATTCTTGAAGATATTCTTGTCGGGCTTGGCTGGCGTGCGCAGACAATCTTCGGATCCCCTGAACCAAATTTTTATGACCGTTGTCCGGAACCGATCGAAAAAAATCTTGAACCGCTATTTTATAATGTAAGCGTTACAGACGCAATCATAGGCATCGCGACTGATGGAGATGCAGACCGGTGTGCCATTAGTTTTCCTGATGGAAAATGGGTGTCAGTCCAACAGACAATCCTTTTATTACTTTGGCATGTCTATCACTATAAAAACCTGCGCGGTGCGGTCATTAAATCTGTTCCCGTAACGGATAAAGTGCGCATGCTGGCTGAGCGATGGAATTTGCCGTTCTTTGATGTGAATGTCAGTTTTCAAAACATCACAGACATAATGATGAAAACTGATTTTCTGATCGGTGTTGAAGAGAGTGCCGGGTTCGGCATTAAAGGACATTTGCCGGAGCGCGATGGAATTTTATCCGGATTATTGTTTTGTGAGCTGCTGGCAATGAGTGGTAAATCACTGTACGAACTCTGGGAAGAAGTGAAAGGTATCGTCGGAGAGCTGCATTACAAAAGAATTGATATCGCAGCAGGTTCGTCAAACAGAGAAGAAATGCTACATCACTGCGAACATTTTCATCCTTCAAAAAATCTTGAAGAATTTTTTATAGAAAAGGTTCGCAAACTATATGATAAAGAGATCTTAAATGGAATTAAATTTTTATTTGGAGATTCGCGCTGGCTGTTAATCCGAGCTTCGCAGACCGAACCGATAGTGAGGATCTATGCAGAGGGAAGAACAGAAGATGAACTGTTGAGATTATTAGAAGAAGGGAAGAAGTTAATCGATTACTAG
- a CDS encoding TIR domain-containing protein — translation MDQQTVTKLQELIQQGEKLAPEGGHEFSGYNAKMQSQYLMWRKSCLDTITKIGEKATPFREKITKDENGAYFYQNSAQLILETVKLSLPVAEAEYKKNTAQAPPPKPAPVAAAPPKPEPAVPKAVPQPVPAATPKPEPPKAAPASPAAAAPVAQPVTSSSSKQVLVLSSSTSELQNQLTNLLKEMGIEGIMFQRGTAPDAIVGFLEQYPTVKYAYYLYNPDDINSAMFELGYLIGKVGSHRVCCIHKKDDAPPKGIPGIIYKEIVVKLEEISFSLIKDLKAAGYTVTF, via the coding sequence ATGGATCAACAGACCGTTACGAAACTTCAAGAGTTAATTCAACAAGGCGAAAAATTGGCTCCGGAAGGTGGACACGAATTTTCCGGATATAACGCTAAGATGCAAAGCCAGTACTTAATGTGGCGTAAGTCTTGTCTTGATACTATCACAAAGATTGGTGAGAAAGCAACTCCATTCAGAGAAAAAATCACGAAGGATGAGAACGGTGCATATTTTTACCAAAATTCCGCACAGTTGATTCTTGAAACAGTGAAACTCTCTTTACCCGTTGCAGAAGCAGAATACAAAAAAAATACTGCACAAGCTCCGCCACCGAAACCCGCTCCGGTGGCTGCAGCTCCTCCAAAACCAGAACCCGCTGTGCCGAAAGCAGTACCGCAGCCCGTTCCGGCAGCAACGCCAAAACCTGAACCGCCCAAAGCAGCACCTGCATCTCCAGCAGCCGCTGCTCCTGTTGCACAACCGGTTACATCGTCTTCAAGTAAACAGGTGTTAGTGCTTTCGTCGTCAACTTCTGAATTGCAGAATCAGTTAACAAATTTGTTGAAGGAAATGGGAATTGAAGGAATAATGTTCCAACGGGGAACGGCTCCTGATGCAATCGTGGGATTCTTAGAACAATACCCGACAGTAAAATATGCATATTATCTTTACAATCCGGATGACATCAACAGTGCGATGTTTGAATTAGGATATCTCATCGGCAAAGTAGGATCGCACCGTGTATGCTGCATCCATAAAAAAGATGATGCACCACCAAAAGGAATTCCCGGTATTATCTATAAAGAAATTGTCGTGAAGTTAGAAGAGATTAGTTTCAGTCTTATTAAAGACCTTAAAGCAGCTGGATACACAGTTACATTTTAA
- the mqnE gene encoding aminofutalosine synthase MqnE, which yields MNTTIHFRDKNLFPIWDKVQQGKRLSLDDGLTMFASQDLISIGKMAHAVQQMKSGDAVYYVVNQKIEPTNICVLSCKFCDFAVKQGSHNAYEMTIEEILSKLNSDVHEVHITGGLHPDWPWEYYLGMVRDIKKNFPQVDVKAFTAVEIDFFHKKFKMPIEEVLKQLYAVGLRTMPGGGAEVFSERVRKLLFNQKIGAKTWFEVHKTAHKMGIPSNATLLYGHIETYEERVTHMTKLRDAQDETHGFLSFIPLAFQPGDTGIKPKNNFTSAVEDLKTIAISRLMLDNFPHIKAYWVMLTEEVASVALNFGADDMDGTVGGEKIAHDAGAISPMTMAKDKLIKIINDAGKIPIERDVYYNALNVNTENVIGKIPYLNSVPFYEHFEQRQFKMLPIVPRRMGQLSQKDQIDAGLFSLMDYFSQEDKLQAMNFCIATRDQVKSVMLFSKEGWQGLKGKQIGIIDDTATSIRLLQVLLEKKYNVKATFTRMHASVNDYSQFDAILLIGDEALKANKTGLLGFDLVFDLAKEWYEWQKLPFVFAVWAHKKSLSAEKISELQEIIQQSLEKGESQLETIGQIHGQAIALTKSETSEFLEGFNYRLGEREKTAMNIFKKLIEEVQVIS from the coding sequence ATGAATACGACAATACATTTCAGAGACAAAAATCTATTCCCTATTTGGGATAAAGTTCAACAAGGAAAACGCCTTTCGCTTGATGATGGATTAACCATGTTCGCTTCACAGGACTTGATTTCCATCGGCAAGATGGCTCATGCTGTACAACAAATGAAAAGCGGCGATGCCGTGTATTATGTTGTCAATCAAAAAATTGAACCGACAAACATTTGCGTACTCTCATGCAAGTTCTGCGACTTTGCCGTGAAACAAGGGTCGCATAATGCATATGAAATGACAATCGAAGAGATTCTTTCTAAGCTCAACTCTGATGTTCATGAAGTTCATATCACCGGCGGTTTACATCCTGACTGGCCGTGGGAATATTATCTTGGTATGGTTCGAGATATTAAAAAGAATTTTCCTCAGGTTGATGTGAAAGCATTCACGGCGGTGGAGATTGATTTCTTCCATAAAAAATTTAAAATGCCGATTGAAGAAGTGTTAAAACAATTATATGCGGTCGGTTTGCGCACAATGCCGGGCGGCGGTGCGGAAGTGTTTTCGGAACGTGTTCGGAAATTATTATTCAATCAAAAGATTGGTGCAAAAACATGGTTTGAAGTCCATAAAACTGCGCATAAAATGGGAATCCCTTCAAACGCCACTCTTTTGTATGGACATATCGAAACATACGAAGAACGCGTTACGCATATGACAAAACTGCGCGATGCGCAGGATGAAACGCATGGATTCCTTTCGTTCATTCCGCTGGCGTTTCAACCCGGCGACACCGGAATTAAACCAAAGAACAATTTTACTTCTGCTGTTGAAGATTTGAAAACAATTGCCATTTCGCGACTGATGCTGGATAACTTTCCACACATCAAAGCATACTGGGTGATGTTAACGGAAGAAGTTGCATCGGTGGCGCTGAATTTTGGAGCAGACGATATGGATGGAACGGTCGGTGGTGAAAAAATTGCACACGATGCCGGTGCCATCAGTCCTATGACGATGGCAAAAGATAAACTGATCAAGATCATTAATGACGCCGGAAAAATTCCTATTGAACGGGATGTCTATTACAATGCGTTGAATGTGAATACGGAAAATGTTATCGGTAAGATTCCATACCTCAATTCTGTCCCATTCTATGAACACTTCGAACAACGCCAGTTTAAAATGCTTCCGATCGTTCCAAGACGTATGGGTCAACTTTCGCAAAAAGACCAGATTGATGCAGGTTTGTTTTCGTTGATGGATTATTTTTCTCAGGAAGACAAACTACAGGCCATGAATTTTTGCATTGCCACCCGCGATCAAGTAAAAAGTGTTATGCTCTTCTCAAAAGAAGGATGGCAGGGATTAAAAGGAAAACAGATCGGTATTATTGATGATACTGCAACATCTATTCGATTATTACAAGTATTGTTAGAGAAAAAATACAACGTTAAAGCGACTTTTACCAGAATGCACGCCAGTGTTAACGATTATTCACAGTTTGATGCAATTTTATTAATCGGTGACGAGGCCTTAAAGGCAAATAAAACCGGATTACTAGGATTTGACCTTGTTTTCGATCTTGCCAAGGAATGGTACGAATGGCAAAAGCTGCCATTCGTTTTTGCAGTTTGGGCGCATAAGAAGTCACTTTCCGCCGAAAAAATTTCGGAACTGCAGGAAATCATTCAACAATCACTTGAAAAAGGTGAAAGCCAGCTCGAAACAATCGGCCAAATACACGGACAAGCGATAGCATTAACAAAGTCTGAAACATCAGAATTTCTTGAAGGATTTAACTATCGACTCGGTGAACGAGAAAAAACTGCAATGAACATATTCAAAAAACTTATTGAAGAAGTTCAAGTAATTTCGTAA
- a CDS encoding zinc ribbon domain-containing protein, translated as MKFCPNCKVEYTDEALFCSDCNILLVDTLPVPAPMNQCDNCGGEVDLDSDYCPQCGTLYAEDQYSCTNHPTGIAVGVCVVCQKLFCIECLTVKKKRHYCDEHIGIEASEGWTVIFSSHDYYEAEMIRGRLQSAGITAHSTNTTNIGVLADGFMDNALGRTIFKYPIKVFVPADQYLSAQNILAENNPPDETND; from the coding sequence ATGAAATTTTGTCCGAACTGTAAAGTAGAGTATACTGACGAAGCCTTGTTTTGCTCAGACTGCAATATTTTGCTCGTGGATACACTACCTGTTCCTGCGCCGATGAATCAATGTGACAATTGCGGTGGAGAAGTAGATCTTGATTCTGACTACTGCCCTCAATGTGGAACGCTCTACGCAGAAGATCAATATTCCTGCACAAATCATCCCACCGGCATTGCAGTAGGAGTCTGTGTTGTCTGCCAAAAATTGTTTTGCATTGAATGTCTTACAGTGAAGAAAAAGAGACATTATTGTGATGAACATATCGGAATAGAAGCATCGGAAGGATGGACTGTGATTTTTTCCTCTCACGATTATTATGAGGCGGAGATGATTCGGGGACGATTGCAGAGTGCCGGAATCACAGCGCATTCAACAAACACCACAAATATTGGTGTTCTCGCCGATGGGTTTATGGACAATGCTCTTGGCCGAACGATTTTTAAGTATCCGATTAAAGTGTTTGTACCTGCCGATCAATATCTCTCTGCTCAGAACATCCTCGCAGAAAATAATCCGCCTGATGAAACAAACGATTAA
- the argJ gene encoding bifunctional glutamate N-acetyltransferase/amino-acid acetyltransferase ArgJ, translating into MKTHKIKTVHNGVCSPQGFMASGVRAGIKKSKKDITVIYSALPAYVAGVFTQSATVAACVTLNRKQLKHSKTAHAILVNSGNANACTGERGMMNAKQSIATTAAALGIKGSQILVASTGVIGQFLPMDKMTLGIYDAVKHLRTDGNSDAAEAICTTDTFPKEYAVEFEIGGVPVRIGGMAKGSGMIAPNMATMLAFVTTDAKISYNALKHAFAKANDMSFNRITVDGDTSTNDMSLILANGKAENTEIKEGTAGFKKFYIALEHVLIHLSKLIVKDGEGATKFVEITVTGAPSKADAEVACRTICNSPLVKTAIHGEDANWGRILAAAGRSGIKFNPDKTEIYFDELRILGKNYDISFSEEKAKKILEQKEITITVQLNSGKHSATFWTCDLSAEYVRINGSYRS; encoded by the coding sequence ATGAAAACACACAAGATAAAAACAGTGCATAACGGTGTTTGCTCGCCACAGGGATTTATGGCTTCAGGCGTACGGGCCGGAATCAAAAAATCCAAAAAGGATATTACCGTTATTTACTCTGCGCTCCCAGCATATGTGGCGGGAGTTTTTACGCAAAGCGCCACTGTTGCGGCATGCGTAACACTCAATCGCAAACAATTGAAACATTCCAAAACAGCCCATGCAATTCTCGTGAATAGCGGTAATGCAAACGCCTGCACGGGTGAGCGTGGAATGATGAATGCAAAACAATCAATTGCAACAACCGCTGCTGCTCTGGGAATTAAAGGATCTCAAATCCTTGTCGCTTCTACCGGTGTTATCGGACAGTTTCTTCCAATGGACAAGATGACGCTCGGTATTTATGATGCCGTAAAACATCTACGCACAGACGGCAACAGTGATGCTGCTGAAGCAATCTGCACAACGGATACATTCCCAAAAGAATACGCCGTTGAGTTCGAAATTGGAGGAGTGCCCGTGCGTATTGGAGGAATGGCGAAAGGTTCCGGAATGATCGCTCCCAATATGGCAACCATGTTGGCTTTTGTTACAACGGATGCGAAGATATCCTACAATGCATTGAAACACGCTTTTGCCAAAGCAAATGATATGTCATTCAATAGAATCACCGTTGATGGAGATACCAGCACGAATGATATGTCTCTTATTCTTGCAAATGGAAAAGCAGAGAATACAGAAATAAAGGAAGGAACTGCCGGTTTCAAAAAATTCTATATCGCGCTTGAACATGTGTTGATTCATCTATCCAAATTGATTGTGAAAGATGGTGAAGGGGCTACAAAGTTTGTCGAAATCACAGTGACGGGTGCTCCATCCAAAGCTGATGCTGAAGTTGCCTGTAGAACAATCTGCAACTCTCCCCTTGTCAAGACGGCGATTCATGGTGAAGATGCGAATTGGGGTAGAATTCTTGCCGCAGCAGGGCGCTCAGGAATAAAATTTAATCCCGATAAAACAGAGATTTATTTTGATGAGTTAAGGATTCTTGGAAAAAATTATGATATCAGTTTTTCTGAAGAAAAAGCAAAAAAAATCCTAGAGCAAAAAGAAATTACAATCACTGTTCAATTAAATAGCGGAAAACATTCGGCAACGTTCTGGACCTGTGATCTATCAGCAGAATACGTAAGAATTAACGGATCATATAGAAGTTAA
- the ychF gene encoding redox-regulated ATPase YchF, translated as MGFNCGIVGLPNVGKSTLFNAITAAGAEAANYPFCTIEPNVGVVFVDDERIDGLVKIYGSQKILPSSIEFVDIAGLVKGASKGEGLGNQFLSHIRDTDAIAHVVRCFDDPNIIHVDGSVNPQRDIEVIETELIIKDMDTIEKKVRDAEHRAKNDKKARPEADFYNKVKDHLATGRLARYVQVHNDEEKMFLRDMHLLTNKPVMYVCNVHEKEISTGNKYVEEVKKIAAIEGAKVVIVSAAVEAEVAELPKEERAGFLVGLGLKESGLQQVVREGMDLLGLITFFTAGPKEVHAWTLRKGAMAPEAAGVIHTDFEKGFIRAEIIKCEDIFRLKTEAAVKENGLLHVEGRDYVMEDGDVCHFRFNV; from the coding sequence ATGGGCTTTAACTGTGGTATTGTCGGACTTCCCAATGTAGGAAAATCAACTCTCTTTAATGCAATAACCGCTGCCGGTGCTGAGGCAGCCAATTATCCATTCTGCACAATAGAACCAAACGTCGGCGTTGTTTTCGTTGATGATGAACGAATTGATGGGCTTGTAAAGATATATGGATCTCAAAAGATTCTCCCTTCATCCATCGAATTTGTGGATATTGCCGGGTTGGTAAAAGGTGCAAGTAAAGGTGAAGGACTGGGAAATCAGTTTCTTTCACACATTCGTGATACGGATGCCATTGCTCATGTTGTCCGGTGTTTTGATGACCCGAATATTATTCATGTGGATGGCAGTGTGAATCCCCAAAGGGATATCGAAGTGATTGAAACTGAATTGATAATCAAAGACATGGATACGATTGAAAAGAAGGTCCGCGATGCGGAACATCGAGCAAAGAATGACAAGAAAGCGCGCCCCGAAGCCGACTTCTATAATAAAGTGAAAGATCACCTTGCGACCGGCAGACTTGCGCGTTATGTGCAGGTGCATAATGATGAAGAAAAAATGTTTTTGCGTGACATGCATTTGCTAACCAACAAACCGGTGATGTATGTTTGCAATGTTCACGAAAAAGAGATTTCAACAGGGAACAAATATGTTGAAGAGGTAAAGAAGATTGCGGCAATTGAAGGAGCTAAAGTTGTTATTGTGAGCGCTGCAGTGGAGGCGGAGGTTGCTGAACTTCCGAAGGAAGAACGTGCCGGGTTTTTAGTCGGTCTTGGATTAAAAGAATCAGGCCTGCAACAGGTGGTGCGCGAAGGAATGGATCTGTTGGGATTAATCACATTCTTTACAGCCGGTCCAAAAGAAGTTCACGCTTGGACGCTCCGCAAAGGTGCGATGGCACCGGAAGCAGCCGGCGTTATCCACACAGATTTTGAAAAAGGATTTATCCGTGCTGAAATTATCAAATGCGAAGATATTTTTCGGCTGAAGACGGAAGCGGCAGTGAAAGAGAATGGATTGCTCCATGTTGAAGGGCGTGATTACGTTATGGAAGATGGAGATGTTTGTCACTTCAGATTCAACGTTTAA
- the argC gene encoding N-acetyl-gamma-glutamyl-phosphate reductase: protein MKKTISIIGASGYSGAELLKILLRHPHCTVSRVFANSSAGKRVEELYPKFRQTAVGHLVFEEYSIDKVLNDDLIFIALPSGEAMNFVPALVDARKKIIDLGGDFRLQDPLLYTKYYKHEHKASAYLSKAIYGLPEWNRQNIQSAQVIANPGCYVTSVLLPLLPLIKEDLIESNGITISSLSGVSGAGRSASIDLSFTETNESVKAYKVGVHQHTPEIETVLNDFGGMKSTVTFVPHLIPVTRGIYSSIFARSKETISFEQIELAYKKYYSQTPFVRLIGSSVPELKHVQNTNFCDIGWKMYERNQQVILHSVIDNLTKGAAGQAIQNMNLMFGFEETIGLM from the coding sequence ATGAAAAAGACAATTTCCATTATCGGCGCATCGGGTTATTCCGGTGCGGAATTATTAAAGATCCTTCTGCGGCATCCACACTGTACGGTAAGTCGGGTATTCGCCAACTCATCCGCAGGAAAACGGGTTGAAGAGTTATATCCCAAGTTTCGACAAACAGCTGTCGGGCATCTTGTCTTCGAAGAATATTCGATTGACAAAGTTTTAAATGATGATCTTATTTTTATTGCGCTTCCTTCCGGGGAAGCAATGAATTTTGTTCCGGCATTAGTTGACGCAAGGAAAAAAATTATCGATCTTGGCGGAGATTTTCGGTTACAAGATCCACTGCTCTATACTAAGTATTATAAGCATGAACATAAGGCTTCTGCCTATCTTTCAAAAGCTATCTATGGCTTGCCTGAATGGAATAGACAGAATATTCAATCAGCTCAAGTAATCGCTAATCCCGGCTGTTATGTAACAAGTGTATTGCTTCCTCTTCTTCCATTGATCAAAGAAGATCTTATCGAGAGTAATGGGATCACCATTAGTTCATTATCTGGAGTCTCGGGCGCGGGACGCAGTGCATCGATCGATTTGTCATTTACAGAAACAAATGAGTCAGTAAAAGCATATAAAGTCGGCGTTCATCAGCACACTCCGGAAATTGAAACAGTTCTGAACGATTTTGGTGGAATGAAATCTACCGTTACGTTTGTACCGCATTTAATTCCAGTCACTCGTGGAATTTATTCATCAATTTTTGCCAGATCGAAAGAAACAATTTCTTTTGAACAAATTGAATTGGCATACAAAAAATATTATTCGCAAACGCCTTTTGTCCGTTTAATCGGCAGTTCTGTTCCGGAATTGAAACATGTTCAGAACACGAATTTTTGTGATATTGGGTGGAAGATGTACGAACGAAATCAGCAGGTTATTCTCCATTCTGTGATCGATAACCTTACAAAAGGCGCCGCAGGACAGGCAATACAAAATATGAATCTGATGTTCGGATTTGAAGAAACCATAGGACTCATGTAA
- the mqnC gene encoding cyclic dehypoxanthinyl futalosine synthase: protein MTLTEIYSKVRDGKRINREEGLFLLRNGQLLELGDLANQIRFKKNPDPQVTFVLDSNPNYTNVCTVDCIFCAFYRHPGEEGVYTYTVDQMLEKFKDSAKKGITTILLQGGVNPALPFEYYVEMVERTVKEVPEVYPHFYSTSEIIEMARVSGLTLTQVLQRLWDAGQRSIPGGGAEILSDRVKKKISSKKGTSEDWLNVMRTAHNVGFKSTATMMYGHLEKDEDIIEHLEVVRQLQDELHGFTAFVPWSFKPGNTPLEKIIPTYATPKRYLEIIAFSRIYLDNFDHIQASWFSEGKKTGQIALHFGADDFGGTLLEENVHAAANFVNKTNTEECIQLIHESGFDAAQRGTLYDIKRTITRTKAA from the coding sequence ATGACTCTCACTGAAATTTATTCAAAAGTTCGTGACGGCAAACGCATCAACCGTGAAGAAGGATTATTCCTCCTTCGTAATGGACAATTGTTGGAACTTGGAGATCTTGCAAATCAGATTCGTTTCAAAAAGAATCCCGATCCTCAAGTGACGTTCGTCCTTGATTCAAATCCAAATTATACCAATGTCTGTACTGTAGATTGTATCTTCTGCGCGTTCTATCGTCACCCCGGTGAAGAAGGAGTTTACACCTATACGGTAGATCAGATGCTGGAAAAATTTAAAGACTCTGCCAAGAAAGGGATCACGACGATTCTTCTTCAGGGGGGAGTGAACCCTGCTCTGCCGTTTGAATATTATGTGGAGATGGTAGAGCGAACGGTGAAAGAAGTTCCGGAAGTGTACCCTCATTTTTATTCCACATCCGAAATAATTGAAATGGCTCGAGTGTCTGGATTAACTCTGACTCAAGTGTTGCAACGATTATGGGATGCAGGGCAACGCTCCATTCCAGGCGGTGGTGCTGAAATCCTTTCTGACCGAGTTAAGAAAAAGATCAGCAGCAAAAAAGGAACTTCTGAGGATTGGCTGAATGTGATGCGTACAGCGCATAATGTTGGTTTCAAATCAACTGCAACAATGATGTACGGTCATCTGGAAAAGGATGAAGATATCATCGAACATCTGGAAGTTGTTCGTCAACTACAGGATGAACTCCATGGATTCACAGCATTTGTTCCGTGGAGTTTCAAACCGGGAAATACTCCGTTGGAAAAAATAATTCCGACGTATGCAACACCAAAACGCTATTTGGAAATAATTGCTTTCTCAAGAATCTATCTTGATAATTTTGATCACATCCAGGCATCATGGTTCAGCGAAGGGAAAAAGACAGGGCAGATTGCGCTTCATTTCGGTGCCGATGATTTTGGCGGGACGCTTCTCGAAGAGAATGTTCATGCGGCAGCAAATTTCGTGAATAAGACCAACACCGAAGAATGTATCCAATTGATTCACGAATCCGGTTTTGATGCAGCACAGCGGGGAACACTCTACGATATCAAACGAACCATTACACGAACAAAAGCAGCGTAA